From Enterococcus wangshanyuanii, the proteins below share one genomic window:
- a CDS encoding helix-turn-helix transcriptional regulator: protein MNNLSRLFYIMHYLTLHNKVKATYLAEQLEVSTRTIYRDIDVLSAQGFPVYAKSGRDGGIHLLDTHHLPATFVDDEEQDQIILGLQNLSAANLNNVEPLVNKLSSLFNKEIEPWIDIDFSTWGQEDEARAIELITEAKTKGKCISFYYRNTKGDGISREVMPNKLIFKQNAWYLAGYCFVRKTTRLFKLKRITHLIMTDTEIDELLLDKEYQPEFETTDVVFKVKNELFYRIKEELSELEIEPNEKYTTVRTQQPKGSWLTSYLLSFGSAIEVIEPDEVKIQIKEEVQKLQQIYS from the coding sequence ATGAATAATTTATCAAGGTTATTTTACATCATGCACTACCTGACGCTCCATAATAAAGTGAAAGCGACTTATCTGGCAGAACAATTGGAAGTTTCGACGCGGACGATTTATCGTGACATTGATGTATTGTCTGCTCAGGGCTTTCCCGTATACGCTAAAAGTGGGCGTGATGGCGGGATCCATTTGCTGGATACACATCATTTGCCAGCGACTTTTGTAGATGATGAAGAGCAGGACCAAATTATATTAGGCTTACAGAACTTATCAGCAGCGAATCTGAATAATGTCGAACCTTTAGTCAATAAACTTTCCTCCTTATTTAATAAAGAAATAGAGCCTTGGATCGATATCGATTTTTCAACTTGGGGACAAGAAGACGAAGCTCGTGCAATCGAATTGATCACAGAGGCTAAAACCAAAGGCAAGTGTATTTCTTTTTATTATAGAAATACCAAAGGTGATGGAATATCCCGGGAAGTAATGCCGAACAAACTGATCTTTAAGCAAAACGCTTGGTATCTTGCGGGATATTGTTTTGTTCGAAAAACGACTCGCTTGTTTAAATTAAAGCGAATCACTCATTTGATCATGACAGACACTGAAATTGATGAATTACTTTTGGATAAGGAATATCAGCCGGAATTTGAAACAACTGATGTTGTATTCAAAGTAAAGAATGAGCTGTTTTACAGAATCAAAGAAGAGCTATCTGAGCTCGAAATAGAGCCTAATGAAAAGTATACAACAGTAAGAACACAGCAACCTAAAGGTAGTTGGCTGACTTCTTACTTACTTTCTTTTGGGAGTGCGATCGAAGTAATAGAGCCAGATGAAGTCAAAATTCAAATTAAAGAGGAAGTCCAAAAACTTCAGCAGATTTATTCGTAA
- a CDS encoding DUF3224 domain-containing protein yields the protein MSTTFNVTKWDEQAIDAEKTNFPLNQVHAQYELEGDLQGIAWVEYLLYYIESNQEDGHLATARITGFLHFEGQYKGKTGTFTAAEKGLFDKGALDSPGMIIKGTGELQGLSGSYQYDFIGESSKLILDFKVHE from the coding sequence ATGAGTACAACATTTAACGTGACCAAGTGGGACGAACAGGCGATTGATGCTGAAAAGACAAATTTTCCGCTCAATCAAGTTCATGCTCAGTATGAGCTTGAAGGAGATTTGCAAGGAATCGCATGGGTTGAATATCTACTGTACTATATTGAAAGTAATCAAGAAGACGGTCATCTTGCAACAGCTAGAATTACTGGATTTCTTCATTTCGAAGGACAGTATAAAGGAAAAACAGGAACCTTTACAGCTGCGGAAAAAGGCCTATTCGATAAAGGCGCACTGGATTCCCCTGGAATGATCATCAAAGGGACAGGAGAATTACAAGGTCTGTCTGGCTCATATCAGTATGATTTTATTGGTGAATCAAGCAAATTGATTTTGGATTTTAAAGTACATGAATAA
- a CDS encoding ACT domain-containing protein, with protein MRAVLTVIGKDKVGIIAGVSHTLAEMNINILDVSQTIMDSYFTMMMVLELSKEQANFEDIRATLNELGERLGVTISIQNEEIFNVMQQTIISIVVCARVFNII; from the coding sequence ATGCGGGCAGTATTGACAGTTATAGGAAAAGATAAAGTAGGGATCATCGCTGGTGTGAGCCACACATTAGCTGAAATGAACATAAATATCCTTGATGTTTCTCAAACGATCATGGATAGCTATTTTACGATGATGATGGTACTTGAACTATCGAAAGAACAAGCAAATTTTGAAGATATTCGTGCAACATTAAATGAGTTAGGTGAACGATTAGGGGTCACGATCAGTATTCAAAACGAAGAAATATTCAACGTGATGCAACAAACTATAATATCTATAGTCGTCTGTGCTCGAGTTTTTAACATTATCTAG